Below is a window of Cupriavidus sp. MP-37 DNA.
AACTGGCGGCGCGCTATCCGCTGGCGATGATCTCGCCGCCGGCGCGCAATTTCCTCAACAGCTCGTTCGTCAACGTCGACAGCCTGCGCGCCACCGAGGGCGAGCCGCACCTGGACCTCCATCCGGCCGACGCCGCCGAGCGCGGCATCGTGCACGGCGCGCTGGTGCGCGCCTTCAATGACCGCGGCAGCATGGTGGCGCGCGCGCGCGTCACCGATCGGGCCCGGCGCGGGCTGGTGGTGGGGCTGTCGATCTGGTGGAAGAAGCTCGCGCCCGATGGCAAGAACGCCAATGAGCTGACCAGCCAGCGCCTGACCGACCTGGGCCGGGCGCCGGTGTTCTACGACTGCCTGGTGCAGGTCGAAGCCTGCGCGCAAGGGGCAGTCGAGGCGGCATGACGCGCCCGCGCGGCTGCCGCGGCTGGGCGGCACTCGTGGGGGCGGCGGCGCTGACGGCCCTGGTGCTGCTGACGGCGGGATGCGAGGCGGTCGGCTACTACGCGCAGTCGATCGGCGGCCATCTCGGCGTGATGGCCCAGGCGCAGCCGCTGACCGACGCGATCGCCAGCGCGCGCGACGCCAACGATGCGCGCCTGGCCCAGCGGCTGGCGCTGGCCGGCCGCATGCGCGACTTTGCCTCGCGCGAGCTGAAGCTGCCCGACAACGGCAGCTACCGCCGCTACGCCAACCTGCACCGGCCCTATGTGGTGTGGAGCGTGTTCGCCACGCCGGAGCTGTCGATGGAGCTGCGCAAGTGGTGCTTCCCCATCGTCGGCTGCATCAGCTACCGCGGCTACTACGCCCAGTCCGACGCCGAGCAGTATGCGCAAGGCCTGCGCCGCGACGGGCTCGAGACCTATGTGGCCGGCGTCCCCGCCTATTCGACGCTGGGCTATTTCGATGACCCGCTGCTCAATACCTTCGTCTATCTGCCGGAGGGCGAGCTGGCGCGGCTGATCTTCCATGAACTGGCGCACCAGGTGGTGTACGTGCGCAACGACACCGCCTTCAACGAGTCCTTCGCCACCGCGGTGGAAGCCGCCGGCGTCGAGCGCTGGCTGGACCAGGACGCGTCGGAGGATGCGCGTATCAGCTACCGCCAGTACGATGCCCGGCGCCAGCAGTTCCGCGCGCTGCTGCTGGGCACGCGCGACCGGCTGGTGGCGCTGTACCAGACGCCGCTCGACGACGCCGCCAAGCGCGAGGGCAAGGCGAAGATCTTTGCCGACCTGCGTGCCGGCTATGCGCGGCTGCGTACCGAATGGGGCGGCTACAGCGGCTATGACCGCTGGTTCGACCAGCCGCTCACCAACGCCCACCTGGCCGCGGTGGCGACCTACCAGCAATGGGTGCCGGCCTTCACCGCGCTGCTGGCGCGCTGCGACGGCGACTGGCAGCGCTTCTATGCCGAGGCGCGCCGCATCGGCACGCTGCCTGCCGCCGAGCGCGAGGCGGCATTGCGCCGGCTGGCGCCGCCGGCCACCCGTACCGACACGCTGGCCGCGGGCGTCAAGGCAGCGGCCAACTAGGCCGCGGGCTGGCTTCGGGCGGCAACCCCGGTGCCGCGCCGATGTGCCCGTGCGAGAATGCCGTCATGTCGATTGCTCCCAGATCCGAACCGCTGGCGCCGCCGTCGGGCGCGCCGACCGAGCCCCAGCCGGCCCGCCCGCATATCGCCGAGCGCCAGGAGGCGCGCCGCCGGCAGATCCTCGATACCGCCGCGCAGCTGTTCTACAGCAAGGGCTATCCCGGCATGACCATGAACGACCTGTGCCGCGCGCTGGGCGTGACCAAGCCGGCGGTCTACTACTACTTCACTGACAAGTACGAGATCTTCGACATCCTGTGCCGGGAGTCGGCCCAGACCTGCCTGCCGGTGATCCGCGAGACCGCGGACCCGGCGCAACCCGTCCAGGCGCGCCTGCACGCCTGCCTGCTGGAGATGGCGCGGCGCTGCATCGCTTGCCACGTGCCGGCCACGCTGAGCTTTCGCGACCGGCAGTACCTGCGCCCGGACACCGTGGCGTGGCTCGACAGCATGGCGCGGGACTTCTATCGCGACCTCTATGCGCTGCTGGAAGAAGGCAAGCGCGACGGGGCGTTCGCCTTTGGCGACGCGCGCGTGACCGCGCATGCGATCGGCAGCGTGGTCGGCTTCCTGTACACCTGGCACGAACCGGGGCGCACCGACCCCGAGACCCTGGCGCAGGAACTCGCGGCCAGCATGATGAAGCTGGTACTGCCCAGCGGCGGGTGAGCGCGGCGCAGACACCTAGGGGTTATCCCGCTGCCGATGTCCGATCGGTGGCGCATAATGCTCGCGAGGGGCGCAAAGGATGGGCGAACGACCCTGAGGACTTCGTCTAAGTTGTTGTTTTAACCGGGGCGCACGTTTAGCATCTCGGCAAAATCGAACGACCATTCAGAAATTCAGGAGACGGTGCTATGGAAAGAATTTGGCTGAAACACTACCCGGCCGGCGTCCCTGCCGAGATCGATGCCAGCCAGTTCCGCTCGCTTGCCGCGCTGCTCGAGGCGTCTTTCCACACCTATGCCGACCGCAAGGCCTTCATCTGCATGGACAAGGCCATCACCTACGGCGAACTGGACCGGCTCTCGACCCATTTCGCCGCGTGGCTGCAGTCGCGCGGACTGCGTCCCGGCGCGCGCGTCGCCATCATGATGCCGAACGTGCTGCAGTACCCGGTGGTGCTGGCCGCGGTGCTGCGCGCGGGCTTCGTGGTGGTCAACGTCAACCCGCTCTACACCCCGCGCGAACTCGAGCACCAACTCAAGGACAGCGGCGCCGAAGCCATCGTGATCCTGGAGAACTTTGCCGCGACGCTGCAGCAGGTGCTGCCCCGGACGCCGGTCAAGCACGTGGTGGTGGCCAGCATGGGCGACATGCTGGGCGGGCTGAAGGGCGCGATCGTCAATTTCGTCGTGCGCAACGTCAAGAAGATGGTGCCGGCGTGGGAGCTGCCCAACTGCGTGCGCTTCAACAGCGTGCTGGCCGAAGGCCGCAAGCTGACGCTGCAGCCGGCCACCACCGGGCCCGACGACATCGCCTTCCTGCAGTACACGGGCGGCACCACGGGGGTGTCCAAGGGCGCGGTGCTGCTGCACCGTAACGTGGTCGCCAACGTGCTGCAGTCCGAGGCCTGGATGCAGCCGGCGCTGAACAAGGGCGCCCATATCGACCAGCCCATCACCATCACGGCGCTGCCGCTGTACCACATCTTCGCGCTGACGGTCTGCTGCCTGCTCGGCATGCGCAGCGGCGGCACCAGCGTGCTGATCCCGAATCCGCGCGACATCCCGGGCTTCATCAAGGAACTGCAGAAGTACAAGTTCAACATGTTCCCGGCTGTCAACACGCTCTACAACGCGCTGCTCAACCACCCCGACATCGGCAAGGTCGACTTCTCCGGCCTGCGCGTGGCCAACGGCGGCGGCATGGCGGTGCAGGAGGCGGTGGCCAAGCAATGGCTGGCCAAGACCGGCTGCCCCATCATCGAGGGCTACGGCCTGTCCGAGACCTCCCCTTCGGCCACCTGCAACCCGACCGACACCGATGCGTTCTCCGGCACCATCGGCATGCCGCTGCCGTCGACCGAAGTCGTGATCCGCGACGACGACGGCAACGACGTGCCGCTGGGCCAGCCGGGCGAGATCTGCATCCGCGGCCCGCAGGTGATGGCCGGCTACTGGAACCGTCCCGACGAGACCGCCAAGGTCATGACGCCGGATGGCTTCTTCAAGACCGGCGATATCGGCATGATGGACGAGCGCGGCTATACCCGGATCGTCGACCGCAAGAAGGACATGATCCTGGTGTCGGGCTTCAACGTGTATCCGAACGAGGTCGAAGGCGTGGTGGCGGAGTGCCCGGGCGTGCTGGAAGTGGCGGCGGTCGGCGTGCCGGACACGCACTCGGGCGAGGTGGTCAAGCTGTTCGTGGTGAAGAAGGACCCGGCGCTGACCGAGGCCGACGTGATCGAATTCTGCAAGGAGCGCCTGACCGGCTACAAGCGGCCCAAGTACGTCGAGTTCCGCACCGAGCTGCCGAAGACCAACGTCGGCAAGATCCTGCGCCGCGAACTGCGCGACAGCCGCGCCGCAGCCTGAACCCGGCGCCACGGAAACGACAACGGCCTCCTCGGAGGCCGTTGTGCATTCAGGCAGGGCAATGCCGGGTCAACACTCGTTCGATGGCGCCAGCCGCGCCTCCTGGCCGCCGTCGGGGTAGATCACGCGCACGCAGGCGCCAGGCTCCAGCCCCGGCGCCGCCGGTGCGTTGGCCGACACCATGGCGCCGTCCAGGGTGCGCACCTTGTACTGGAACAGGTCCACTTGCTGCACCGGCGCCGGCTTGCTGAACAGCCGGCTCAGGTCGAAGGCAAAGCCCACCCCCACGCCGCCGCCGTGCCCGCCGCTGGCGGCACCCACGCCGACGCTGGTGCCGCCGCCGTAGTAAGGGGGCACCTGGGCCACGTCCAGGCGGGTCAGGAACACTCTTTCGGTGACACGGCCCAGCTTGATGGTGGCGTTCACCGGGGTGACCTGCGGCGGCTGCGGCGTGCTGCTGCAGGCGGCCAGCACCGGCAGCAGGCCGCCCAGGGTAAGGATGGCATGCGGTTTCATGGCGAGATCAGGCCGGATTTGAGCCGGCCAAGCAGTCGGAACAAGGCGCGCCGGTCGGTCTCGGCCAGGCCCGAGAACAGTTGCCCGATCCAGTCCTCGTGCGCGCGCGCCATGCGCGAGAACGCGGCGCGCCCGGCCGGCGTCAGGCGGATCAGATAGGCGCGCCGATCGGTGGGCAGGGCCTCGCGCGAGACCAGCCCTTCCTGCTGCAGCTGGTCGGTGATGCCCGTGACGTTGCCGCCGGTCACCATCATGCGGCGCGACAGCTCGCCCATCTTGAGCCCTTCGGGATGGCGGTCGAGCTGGGCCATCAGGTCGAAGCGGGGCAGGGTGCAGGCGAACTCCTGGCGCAGCCGCGAGCGGATATCCGCCTCGATCAGGTTGGTGCAGGTCAGCAGCCGCAGCCATAGCCGCAGGGCCTCGTGCTCGGTGTGGTCGGCGCGGGTTTCGAGGTCGACCGGCGCGCTCTCGGCGCCGGGGGCGGGAGACAGGTTGGGCATCTTCAGTGCGGCAGGTGTGCGGCAGGTGTGCGGCAAGCGCCGCCTGGGGCCGCCCACGCTGCGGGCGGCCGACATTTGATGCCTCAAGTATATGCGCGATACGCGCCGCAGCCCTGCCGGCGATCAAGCCCGCGCCGCCGCGTGCGTCAATCCACCTTGGCGCCCGAATCCTTGACCACCTTGGCCCATTTCGCGGTTTCGGCGCGGATGAACGCGGCGAACTGCTCCGGCGTGTTGCCGACCGGCTCGGCGCCCTGCGCCTGCAGCCGTTCGCGCACCGCCGGGGCGCCCAGGGCCTTGGCCACTTCCTGATGGATGCGCTGGATCACGTCCGTCGGCGTGCCGGCCGGCGCCAGCATGCCGAACCAGGAGCTGGCCTCGTACTGCGGCAGGCCGGCGGCCTGGGCGATGGTGGGCACGCCCGGCAGCGCCGGCGACGGCTTTGCGCTGGTCACCGCCAGCGCCTTGAGCTTGCCGCTCTTGATCAGCGCCATCGACGACGGCAGGTTGTCGAACATCACCTGCATGGTGCCGCCCGCCAGGTCGGTCAGCGCGGGACCGCTGCCCTTGTACGGGAAGTGCACCATGAAAGTCCGGGTTTGCGTCTTGAACAGCTCGCCGGCCAGGTGGATCGAGGTGCCGTTGCCGCTCGAGGCCATGTTGATCTTGCCGGGATTGGCGCGCGCATAGGCAATCAGGTCCTTGACGCTGTCGATCTTGTGCTGCTGCGCAAACGCCGGATTGAGCACCAGCACGTTGGGCACCGCCGCCACCTCGGTGATCGGCGCGAAATCCTTGATCGGGTCGAACGGCAGCTTGCCGTACAGCGACTGGTTGATGCCATGGGTGCCGACGGTGCCCATCAGCAGCGTATAGCCGTCGGGCGCGGCCTTGGCGACGATGTCGGCGCCGATATTGCCGCCGGCGCCGGGCTTGTTGTCGACCACCACGTTCCAGCCTGGCAGCTTGCCGAGTTCGGCCGCAACCGCGCGCGCCAGGATGTCGGTGGTGCCGCCCGCGGCAAACGGCACCACCAGCCGGATCGGCTTGGCCGGATACGGGTCGGCGGCGAGCGCCGGCTGGGCGGCAAGCGCGCCGAGGCTGGCGGACAGCAGCAGCGCAACGACGCGCCGGCGAGTGGGTTGCATGCTTGGTCTCCTGTTGTGGCCCGCTGGATAGCCCACGGTGCGTATGGTCAGTGCATTCTAGTCGGCACCCGCGGCGGCGCCGATGAGGTGATGCCCTATGGATGCCCTATGGCGTGCGCGCACGGTGGCGCAATGAAAAAAGGCACCCGAAGGTGCCTTGCAGGATCGGCCTTGGAAGGCGGATCAGAACTTGTGGCGGATGCCCACCGCGACGCCGACCATGTTGTCCTTGCCGGTGCCCAGGAAGTAGCCGTTGGCGAAGCTGATGGCCGAGGTGTCGAAGTTGACGCCGGCGTTCTTCGCGTAGGCGGTGGTCAGGTAGACGTCGGTGCGCTTGGACAGGTTGTAGTCCGCGACAAACGAAATCTGCCAGGGGTTCTTGATGTTGTTGGTGGTGCCGGTGGCGGCCAGGTTCAGGTTCTTGACGTCGTCATAGAAGTAGGCGAGCGTCAGGCCCAGCGCCGGGGTGACCTGGTAGTTGGCACCGACCCAGTAGTAGTTGTCCTTCAGGATGGTGTTCTCGTTGGGTGCCTTGTTCATGCCCCAGCGGTAGCCGGCCATCAGCTTGGCCGGGCCGAAGGCGTAGCTCGCGGCAACCGCGGCCTTCTTGAACTCGCCGGTGCCGCCGGCGGCGTTCAGGGTCGGGTTGTACTGGTCGTAGGCCGCCGAAATGCCGAACGGACCTGCCGCCCACGCCAGGCCGGCACCGTAGCCGGTGTCGCGGCGGAACTGACCCGGGACCTCGCCGGCGCCGGCCACGCCGTTGCCGAACGACCAGTGGGCGATTGCCGTCACC
It encodes the following:
- a CDS encoding aminopeptidase, with amino-acid sequence MTRPRGCRGWAALVGAAALTALVLLTAGCEAVGYYAQSIGGHLGVMAQAQPLTDAIASARDANDARLAQRLALAGRMRDFASRELKLPDNGSYRRYANLHRPYVVWSVFATPELSMELRKWCFPIVGCISYRGYYAQSDAEQYAQGLRRDGLETYVAGVPAYSTLGYFDDPLLNTFVYLPEGELARLIFHELAHQVVYVRNDTAFNESFATAVEAAGVERWLDQDASEDARISYRQYDARRQQFRALLLGTRDRLVALYQTPLDDAAKREGKAKIFADLRAGYARLRTEWGGYSGYDRWFDQPLTNAHLAAVATYQQWVPAFTALLARCDGDWQRFYAEARRIGTLPAAEREAALRRLAPPATRTDTLAAGVKAAAN
- a CDS encoding TetR/AcrR family transcriptional regulator; amino-acid sequence: MSIAPRSEPLAPPSGAPTEPQPARPHIAERQEARRRQILDTAAQLFYSKGYPGMTMNDLCRALGVTKPAVYYYFTDKYEIFDILCRESAQTCLPVIRETADPAQPVQARLHACLLEMARRCIACHVPATLSFRDRQYLRPDTVAWLDSMARDFYRDLYALLEEGKRDGAFAFGDARVTAHAIGSVVGFLYTWHEPGRTDPETLAQELAASMMKLVLPSGG
- a CDS encoding long-chain fatty acid--CoA ligase, which produces MERIWLKHYPAGVPAEIDASQFRSLAALLEASFHTYADRKAFICMDKAITYGELDRLSTHFAAWLQSRGLRPGARVAIMMPNVLQYPVVLAAVLRAGFVVVNVNPLYTPRELEHQLKDSGAEAIVILENFAATLQQVLPRTPVKHVVVASMGDMLGGLKGAIVNFVVRNVKKMVPAWELPNCVRFNSVLAEGRKLTLQPATTGPDDIAFLQYTGGTTGVSKGAVLLHRNVVANVLQSEAWMQPALNKGAHIDQPITITALPLYHIFALTVCCLLGMRSGGTSVLIPNPRDIPGFIKELQKYKFNMFPAVNTLYNALLNHPDIGKVDFSGLRVANGGGMAVQEAVAKQWLAKTGCPIIEGYGLSETSPSATCNPTDTDAFSGTIGMPLPSTEVVIRDDDGNDVPLGQPGEICIRGPQVMAGYWNRPDETAKVMTPDGFFKTGDIGMMDERGYTRIVDRKKDMILVSGFNVYPNEVEGVVAECPGVLEVAAVGVPDTHSGEVVKLFVVKKDPALTEADVIEFCKERLTGYKRPKYVEFRTELPKTNVGKILRRELRDSRAAA
- a CDS encoding MarR family winged helix-turn-helix transcriptional regulator, which encodes MPNLSPAPGAESAPVDLETRADHTEHEALRLWLRLLTCTNLIEADIRSRLRQEFACTLPRFDLMAQLDRHPEGLKMGELSRRMMVTGGNVTGITDQLQQEGLVSREALPTDRRAYLIRLTPAGRAAFSRMARAHEDWIGQLFSGLAETDRRALFRLLGRLKSGLISP
- a CDS encoding tripartite tricarboxylate transporter substrate binding protein, which produces MQPTRRRVVALLLSASLGALAAQPALAADPYPAKPIRLVVPFAAGGTTDILARAVAAELGKLPGWNVVVDNKPGAGGNIGADIVAKAAPDGYTLLMGTVGTHGINQSLYGKLPFDPIKDFAPITEVAAVPNVLVLNPAFAQQHKIDSVKDLIAYARANPGKINMASSGNGTSIHLAGELFKTQTRTFMVHFPYKGSGPALTDLAGGTMQVMFDNLPSSMALIKSGKLKALAVTSAKPSPALPGVPTIAQAAGLPQYEASSWFGMLAPAGTPTDVIQRIHQEVAKALGAPAVRERLQAQGAEPVGNTPEQFAAFIRAETAKWAKVVKDSGAKVD
- a CDS encoding porin, producing the protein MKKSLLALAALGAFAGAAQAQSSVTLYGVVDANIEYVSNMSSVTPSAANGLATGPAENVFRLTSGGLSGSRWGLRGVEDLGSGLKALFVLESGFGLDDGRLQQGGRLFGRQAYVGLESNQVGRFTFGRQYTTLFDMMANFSPTGYATQYEPVVAQLGLNFRSDNTAKYTGKFGPVTAIAHWSFGNGVAGAGEVPGQFRRDTGYGAGLAWAAGPFGISAAYDQYNPTLNAAGGTGEFKKAAVAASYAFGPAKLMAGYRWGMNKAPNENTILKDNYYWVGANYQVTPALGLTLAYFYDDVKNLNLAATGTTNNIKNPWQISFVADYNLSKRTDVYLTTAYAKNAGVNFDTSAISFANGYFLGTGKDNMVGVAVGIRHKF